Proteins from one Streptomyces sp. NBC_00390 genomic window:
- a CDS encoding SDR family NAD(P)-dependent oxidoreductase — MIPHPTLRHAVRDLVVVVSPFEEPDARMVAAAERAGALGMLDLGRDRERARAAMDSLRGRGYGVRIPAGCLVAPDELPDTVDTVLLAAEHWRTGTTGWGARTATRRVWAEVVDIAEARAAVTAGASGLVAKGHEAGGRVGELTTFVLLQLLLADPELTVPIHAAGGIGTHTAAAAVAGGAAGVVLDTQLALTTEGVNGLPADVEAAIRAMDGSETTVVGGHRIYTRPDLAPVHGEVAEQLGARGLRTQPLPVGQDGAAAARLAARHRTTGSVVQAVRAAITGHLEAAVLARPLQPRRGEGHLPVAQGPMTRVSDRPAFACAVAQSGGLPFVALAVMNGSEVRELLTETAARLAGRDWGVGLLGFAPDELRREQLAAVADARPSYAIIAGGRPAQAAELEAAGTRTYLHVPSPGLLEQFLAEGARRFVFEGLECGGHIGPRAAFPLWEEQIDRLLACPYAAELDVLFAGGIHDERSAAMAMTAAGPLAERGARTGVLMGTAYLFTEDAVTAGAILPGFQQEAIGCEATSLLHTSPGHATRCATTPYVDAFTATAERLRQGGASQSEVWAELEKLNLGRLRLASKGLRRTETGLVPVDEAVQRDEGLYMLGQIATARTAVTTVAELHTKVTDGATRLLEERLEELRAGAPTSGPEEPLDIAVVGMACRYPGADDLAAYWSNIVAGTDSVTEVPADRWDPEIHYDPDPARAGERTPSRWGGFLSAAPFDALAHGIAPASLGSIEPVQLLALDVAARALTDAGYAGRRQFDRSRTSVVFGAEAGTDLAGAYGFRALHPGYLGRLPPELDEQLPKLTEDSFPGVLANVIAGRVANRLDLGGANCTIDAACASSLAALDLACKQLRDRDSDMVLCGGADVHNSINDYLMFASVRALSPTGRCRPFDASADGIALGEGVACVVLKRLADAERDGDRIYAVVKAVGASSDGRSLGLTAPRPEGQRRALERAYRRAGIAPAEIGLVEAHGTGTVVGDSTELAVLTEVFADSGAGSCSLGSVKSQLGHTKCAAGLAGLIKAARAVHSGVRPPTLHLACPNPDWKPDASPFCFDTEARPWTAPPGKRFAGVSAFGFGGTNYHAVLSGHEDAPYGGGEPEHGLDAWPAELFCFRGADRDAALGAIDRLAARLEQNDAAGRPWPLRDLAAETSRGEGAIRIAVVATGLDDLPAKLDRARTHACGEGVYVHDAAPASGGRSAFLFPGQGSQRPGMLNDLFIAFPHLRGLLYEADPRLAAAMFPPAAFTPEERAAQRAAVTDTRTAQPALGIAGAAAHQLLTSLGIRPDCTAGHSYGELVALWAAGAYDTETLLRLSDRRAHAILAAAGDDPGTMAAVSAAPSELPELPPGCVLANHNAPAQSVISGPTAAVDAAIGALRDAGIRAERIPVACAFHSEVVAAAADALASELAAASVTEPAIPVWSNTTASPYPVEAASVRALLARQLAEPVRFAEQIEAMYASGVRTFVEAGPGRVLTGLVGRILGDRPHTAVPIDIVGAHGLARLVNALGELAAAGVPFDPEPLFAGRASALPAEPPRRAGWLVDGHLVRTADGVPVAGGLLPARRVTPVRAAAEAVDRREDAVLEYLRGARELVAAQRDVLLGYLGAEAGPTAVSEPLPEPQAVPAPVRVDSDEPAAGHPPLTPDQLLDAVLEIVHVRTGYPREMLDPTLDLEADLSVDSIKRVEIIGALADRIGLPRGADGPADSAVEELSRLKTIGGIVDWIVTRDAAAEAVSADGPVRASGPPAPEEVAAAPVPLPDRLLVEVAPIGPANTRDPADVLPGLRLAVVDDGLGVAAALAAALESHGAEVRTLHPDRLADAAGADGVVDLSALRPAPAPVLPENFAALRDILTEGTHRLLLVTGRGGDFGRSGSPDPVPGAGLYGFARTAAIEHPGTAVRAVDVDPKDRPERIAAHLIAELCAPEEPLVIGYTNGTRNTLRTVSAPLPVTEAMPPLPIGRDAVVLLTGGARGITARTALALAKTTGCHIEVVGRTSRPEEAEDPAVAHAHDRVSLRAALFGKGLRTPAEIEIEATRILAAREVRATLAALDSTAASVRYHVADVTDAEAVRAVVHDIRTRHGRLDGIVHGAGTIEDRRLADKDPASFARVFATKVDGARHLAHAAADHGEDPAPAFLALFGSVAGVFGNRGQADYAAANEALDTLATNPAWSRRFPGRVLSVDWGPWAAEAGGMVTPELERMYASRGIPVLDPAAGTAAFLAELAHGTAGQVVLMAGETSHG, encoded by the coding sequence GTGATCCCTCACCCCACCCTCCGGCACGCCGTACGGGATCTCGTCGTCGTGGTGAGCCCGTTCGAGGAGCCCGACGCGCGGATGGTCGCGGCCGCGGAACGTGCCGGCGCGCTGGGCATGCTCGACCTCGGCAGGGATCGTGAACGGGCACGGGCCGCCATGGACTCACTGCGGGGACGGGGGTACGGCGTACGAATACCGGCCGGATGCCTCGTCGCACCGGACGAACTGCCCGACACGGTGGACACCGTCCTGCTCGCCGCAGAGCACTGGCGCACCGGAACGACAGGGTGGGGGGCGCGCACGGCCACGCGCAGGGTATGGGCCGAGGTCGTCGACATCGCCGAGGCCCGTGCCGCCGTCACCGCCGGAGCGTCCGGACTCGTCGCCAAAGGACACGAGGCGGGCGGCCGCGTCGGCGAACTGACCACCTTTGTCCTGCTCCAACTACTCCTTGCCGACCCGGAGTTGACCGTGCCGATCCATGCGGCAGGGGGCATCGGAACACACACGGCCGCCGCAGCCGTCGCGGGCGGGGCCGCCGGCGTCGTACTCGACACCCAGCTCGCGCTCACCACCGAAGGCGTGAACGGACTGCCCGCCGACGTCGAGGCCGCGATCCGGGCCATGGACGGCAGCGAAACCACTGTCGTCGGGGGCCACCGCATCTACACCCGCCCCGATCTGGCACCCGTTCACGGCGAAGTCGCCGAACAGCTCGGCGCCCGCGGTCTGCGCACGCAGCCGCTGCCCGTCGGCCAGGACGGAGCCGCCGCCGCCCGGCTCGCCGCGCGCCACCGCACCACCGGCTCCGTCGTTCAGGCGGTGCGAGCGGCCATCACCGGCCACCTCGAAGCGGCCGTACTGGCCCGTCCGCTCCAGCCTCGCCGCGGCGAAGGCCATCTGCCCGTCGCCCAAGGGCCCATGACCCGCGTCAGCGACCGGCCCGCCTTCGCCTGCGCCGTGGCGCAGTCGGGCGGGCTGCCCTTTGTCGCGCTGGCCGTGATGAACGGCTCCGAGGTGCGCGAACTGCTCACCGAGACCGCCGCACGCCTGGCCGGCCGCGACTGGGGCGTCGGCCTGCTCGGCTTCGCGCCCGACGAACTGCGCCGCGAACAGCTCGCCGCCGTCGCCGACGCCCGACCCTCGTACGCGATCATCGCCGGCGGCCGGCCTGCGCAGGCCGCCGAGCTGGAGGCCGCAGGCACCCGGACCTATCTGCATGTGCCCTCACCAGGACTGCTGGAGCAGTTTCTCGCCGAAGGCGCGCGGCGGTTCGTCTTCGAAGGGCTGGAGTGCGGCGGCCACATCGGCCCGCGCGCCGCCTTCCCGCTCTGGGAGGAGCAGATCGACCGGCTGCTCGCGTGCCCGTACGCCGCCGAACTCGACGTGCTGTTCGCCGGCGGCATCCACGACGAGCGGTCCGCCGCGATGGCCATGACCGCCGCAGGCCCGCTGGCCGAGCGCGGAGCCCGGACAGGGGTCCTCATGGGCACCGCCTATCTGTTCACCGAGGATGCCGTCACCGCCGGAGCCATCCTGCCCGGCTTCCAGCAGGAAGCCATCGGCTGCGAGGCCACCAGCCTGCTGCACACCTCCCCGGGCCATGCGACCCGGTGCGCCACCACGCCGTACGTCGACGCCTTCACCGCCACGGCGGAACGGCTGCGGCAAGGCGGCGCGAGCCAGAGCGAGGTCTGGGCCGAACTGGAGAAGCTCAACCTCGGACGGCTGCGGCTCGCCAGCAAGGGCCTGCGCCGCACCGAGACGGGACTCGTGCCGGTGGACGAGGCCGTGCAGCGCGATGAGGGCCTGTACATGCTCGGCCAGATCGCCACCGCACGCACCGCCGTCACCACCGTCGCCGAACTGCACACCAAGGTCACCGACGGCGCAACACGGCTGCTCGAAGAGCGACTCGAGGAGCTGCGAGCGGGCGCGCCGACGTCCGGGCCCGAGGAACCGCTGGACATCGCCGTCGTCGGCATGGCCTGCCGCTATCCCGGCGCGGACGACCTCGCCGCGTACTGGTCCAACATCGTCGCCGGCACCGACTCCGTCACCGAAGTCCCGGCCGACCGCTGGGACCCCGAGATCCACTACGACCCCGACCCGGCACGCGCGGGGGAGCGCACCCCGTCACGGTGGGGCGGTTTCCTGTCGGCCGCACCGTTCGACGCGCTCGCACACGGCATCGCTCCCGCTTCACTCGGCAGCATCGAGCCGGTGCAGCTGCTCGCACTCGACGTAGCCGCCCGCGCACTGACCGACGCCGGATACGCGGGCCGGCGGCAGTTCGACCGCTCCCGCACCTCCGTCGTCTTCGGCGCCGAAGCGGGCACCGACCTGGCCGGGGCGTACGGCTTCCGCGCCCTGCACCCCGGCTATCTCGGCCGGCTGCCGCCCGAACTCGACGAGCAGTTGCCCAAGCTGACCGAGGACTCCTTCCCCGGAGTCCTCGCGAACGTCATCGCCGGACGCGTCGCCAACCGACTCGACCTCGGCGGCGCCAACTGCACCATCGACGCCGCCTGCGCGTCCTCGCTCGCCGCACTCGACCTGGCCTGCAAGCAGCTGCGCGACCGGGACAGCGACATGGTGCTCTGCGGCGGCGCCGATGTGCACAACAGCATCAACGACTACCTGATGTTCGCCTCCGTACGAGCCCTGTCGCCCACCGGCCGCTGTCGGCCCTTCGACGCATCCGCCGACGGCATCGCACTCGGCGAAGGCGTCGCCTGCGTCGTACTCAAACGCCTCGCGGACGCCGAACGCGACGGTGACCGCATCTACGCCGTCGTCAAGGCCGTCGGCGCGTCCAGCGACGGACGATCCCTCGGCCTCACCGCGCCCCGGCCCGAAGGACAGCGACGGGCCCTGGAACGCGCCTACCGGCGCGCGGGAATCGCACCCGCCGAGATCGGCCTGGTGGAAGCACACGGCACCGGAACCGTCGTCGGCGACAGCACCGAGCTGGCCGTCCTCACCGAGGTCTTCGCAGACTCCGGGGCGGGTTCCTGCTCGCTCGGATCCGTGAAGTCGCAGCTCGGCCACACCAAATGCGCCGCGGGCCTGGCCGGGCTGATCAAGGCGGCACGGGCCGTGCACTCCGGCGTACGGCCGCCGACGCTGCATCTGGCCTGCCCCAACCCCGACTGGAAGCCCGACGCCAGCCCCTTCTGCTTCGACACCGAGGCCAGGCCGTGGACCGCGCCCCCGGGAAAGCGGTTCGCGGGCGTCAGCGCCTTCGGCTTCGGCGGCACCAACTACCACGCAGTGCTCTCGGGTCATGAGGACGCACCCTACGGCGGCGGTGAGCCCGAGCACGGCCTGGACGCCTGGCCCGCCGAGCTGTTCTGCTTCCGCGGAGCCGACCGGGACGCCGCGCTCGGCGCCATCGACCGCCTCGCCGCGCGTCTGGAGCAGAACGACGCGGCCGGCCGGCCCTGGCCCCTGCGCGACCTCGCCGCGGAGACCTCGCGCGGCGAGGGAGCCATCCGGATCGCGGTCGTCGCCACGGGCCTGGACGACCTGCCCGCGAAGCTGGACCGGGCCCGGACTCACGCCTGTGGCGAGGGCGTCTACGTGCACGACGCCGCGCCCGCTTCGGGCGGCCGGTCCGCCTTCCTCTTCCCCGGCCAGGGCAGCCAGCGCCCGGGCATGCTGAACGACCTGTTCATCGCCTTCCCCCACCTGCGCGGGCTGCTGTACGAGGCGGATCCACGTCTCGCGGCCGCGATGTTCCCGCCCGCCGCCTTCACCCCCGAGGAGCGAGCCGCCCAGCGCGCCGCCGTCACCGACACCCGCACCGCCCAGCCCGCCCTCGGCATCGCGGGCGCCGCCGCTCACCAGTTGCTCACCTCACTCGGCATACGTCCCGACTGCACCGCAGGCCACTCGTACGGCGAACTCGTCGCGCTCTGGGCCGCAGGCGCGTACGACACCGAGACTCTGCTGCGGCTCAGCGACCGGCGTGCCCATGCGATCCTCGCCGCCGCAGGCGACGACCCGGGAACGATGGCAGCCGTGTCCGCGGCGCCGAGCGAGCTGCCCGAACTGCCGCCCGGATGCGTCCTCGCCAACCACAACGCACCGGCGCAGAGCGTCATCTCCGGCCCGACCGCGGCGGTCGACGCCGCGATCGGAGCGCTGCGGGACGCGGGAATCAGGGCCGAACGCATCCCGGTCGCCTGCGCGTTCCACAGCGAGGTCGTCGCGGCGGCAGCGGATGCGCTGGCCTCCGAGCTGGCCGCTGCATCCGTCACCGAGCCCGCCATCCCTGTGTGGTCCAACACGACCGCGAGCCCCTATCCGGTCGAGGCGGCGTCCGTACGGGCGCTCCTCGCGCGTCAACTCGCCGAACCCGTGCGATTCGCCGAGCAGATCGAAGCGATGTACGCCTCGGGAGTGAGGACCTTTGTGGAGGCCGGCCCGGGCCGGGTGCTCACGGGCCTCGTCGGCCGCATTCTGGGCGACCGGCCGCACACCGCGGTGCCGATCGACATCGTGGGCGCGCACGGCCTGGCCCGCCTGGTGAACGCGCTGGGCGAACTCGCCGCCGCCGGGGTCCCGTTCGACCCGGAGCCCTTGTTCGCCGGCCGCGCCTCCGCCCTGCCTGCTGAGCCGCCCCGCCGAGCCGGATGGCTGGTCGACGGCCACCTCGTCCGCACGGCGGACGGCGTTCCGGTGGCGGGCGGACTGCTCCCTGCACGGCGCGTGACCCCGGTTCGTGCGGCGGCGGAGGCCGTGGACCGGCGGGAGGACGCAGTGCTGGAGTACCTGCGTGGGGCACGGGAACTCGTGGCCGCGCAGCGGGACGTACTGCTGGGGTACTTGGGCGCCGAGGCCGGTCCGACAGCTGTGTCGGAGCCGCTGCCGGAGCCGCAGGCGGTGCCTGCGCCGGTGCGGGTCGACTCCGATGAGCCCGCCGCCGGTCATCCACCGCTGACGCCCGATCAACTCCTGGACGCGGTCCTGGAAATCGTCCACGTCAGGACCGGCTACCCGAGGGAGATGCTCGACCCCACGCTGGATCTGGAGGCCGATCTCTCGGTCGACTCCATCAAGCGAGTGGAGATCATCGGGGCGCTGGCCGACCGGATCGGGCTGCCGCGGGGAGCGGACGGCCCGGCCGATTCGGCCGTCGAGGAACTGTCCCGGCTGAAGACGATCGGCGGGATCGTCGACTGGATCGTGACACGGGACGCGGCGGCGGAAGCCGTGTCGGCCGACGGGCCGGTGCGGGCCTCCGGGCCCCCGGCCCCCGAGGAAGTGGCGGCGGCCCCGGTGCCGCTGCCGGACAGGCTGCTCGTCGAGGTCGCCCCCATCGGGCCGGCCAACACCCGCGACCCCGCCGACGTACTCCCCGGACTGCGGCTCGCCGTCGTCGACGACGGGCTCGGTGTCGCCGCCGCCCTCGCCGCCGCGCTGGAGTCCCACGGCGCAGAGGTGCGCACACTCCACCCGGACCGGCTCGCGGACGCTGCAGGAGCAGACGGCGTCGTGGACCTCAGCGCCCTGCGACCCGCCCCCGCGCCCGTGCTTCCGGAGAACTTCGCCGCGCTGCGCGACATTCTGACCGAAGGAACGCACCGGCTCCTGCTCGTCACCGGCCGCGGCGGCGACTTCGGCCGGAGCGGCTCGCCCGACCCCGTCCCCGGCGCCGGACTGTACGGCTTCGCCCGCACCGCGGCGATCGAACACCCCGGCACCGCAGTGCGCGCCGTCGACGTCGACCCCAAGGACCGCCCCGAGCGGATCGCCGCCCATCTGATCGCCGAACTGTGCGCGCCCGAGGAGCCCTTGGTCATCGGCTACACCAACGGCACCCGCAACACTCTGCGGACCGTGTCCGCGCCCCTGCCGGTCACCGAAGCGATGCCACCGCTCCCGATCGGCCGTGACGCCGTCGTCCTCCTCACCGGGGGAGCCCGTGGCATCACCGCGCGCACGGCCCTCGCCCTCGCCAAGACGACCGGCTGCCACATCGAAGTTGTCGGCCGCACCTCACGGCCCGAGGAAGCCGAGGACCCGGCCGTCGCCCACGCCCACGACCGTGTATCCCTGCGTGCCGCCCTGTTCGGGAAGGGCCTGCGCACACCCGCCGAAATCGAGATCGAGGCGACCCGCATCCTCGCCGCGCGTGAGGTGCGGGCCACGCTCGCCGCCCTCGACAGCACAGCCGCCTCGGTGCGCTACCACGTCGCCGACGTGACCGACGCCGAAGCCGTACGCGCCGTCGTGCACGACATCCGTACGCGCCACGGCCGTCTCGACGGCATCGTGCACGGCGCCGGAACCATCGAGGACCGCCGGCTCGCCGACAAGGACCCGGCATCCTTCGCGCGGGTCTTCGCCACCAAGGTCGACGGCGCCCGCCATCTCGCCCACGCCGCCGCCGACCACGGCGAGGATCCGGCCCCCGCCTTCCTCGCTCTCTTCGGCAGCGTCGCCGGTGTCTTCGGCAACCGCGGCCAGGCCGACTACGCGGCTGCCAATGAAGCCTTGGACACGCTCGCCACCAACCCTGCCTGGTCACGCCGGTTCCCAGGCCGTGTGCTGAGTGTCGACTGGGGCCCGTGGGCAGCCGAAGCCGGCGGCATGGTCACACCCGAGCTGGAACGGATGTACGCGAGCCGCGGAATCCCGGTCCTTGATCCGGCAGCGGGGACCGCGGCGTTCCTCGCCGAACTGGCGCACGGCACCGCGGGGCAGGTCGTGCTCATGGCGGGGGAGACCTCCCATGGCTGA
- a CDS encoding LysR family transcriptional regulator codes for MTPTLQQLRYLVAVADCRSITAAAHSVYVAQPALSRSIQSLERDLGVELLERTASGATLTPEGARVVRLARTVLDAVEAIEDIRPAHTGCSRASLAVAATPTLSLDLAADLVPSFAERHPAIDVRLLQHDSREALVRALTDGAAELALVDLPVDKELFTHRLQDREIVLISPPGSGLPDPVPFRMLDGLRMVLPTPGTGARAELDAMFGRLGVRPVAVVESDERPAWVTGVADGRGSLIWYRDMVLRAFGSRVEVRSFTTPLLRAVDIVHPRRPLSRAARAFLSHARHNAAVREPAR; via the coding sequence ATGACCCCCACACTTCAGCAGCTGCGTTACCTCGTCGCCGTTGCGGACTGCCGATCCATCACGGCCGCGGCGCACTCGGTCTACGTCGCCCAGCCCGCGCTCTCCCGGTCCATCCAGTCGCTCGAACGTGACTTAGGGGTGGAGCTCCTCGAGCGCACGGCCTCGGGCGCGACGCTCACGCCGGAAGGCGCTCGCGTCGTGCGGCTGGCCCGCACGGTCCTTGACGCCGTGGAGGCGATCGAGGACATCCGTCCGGCGCATACGGGCTGCTCGCGCGCCTCGCTGGCGGTCGCCGCGACGCCGACCCTCTCACTGGATCTCGCCGCCGACCTGGTGCCCTCCTTCGCCGAGCGCCATCCCGCCATCGACGTACGCCTGCTCCAGCACGACAGCCGCGAGGCGCTCGTACGGGCCCTGACCGACGGCGCGGCGGAGCTGGCGCTGGTCGACCTGCCGGTCGACAAAGAACTGTTCACGCACCGTCTGCAGGACCGGGAGATCGTGCTGATCTCGCCGCCCGGCTCGGGGCTGCCCGATCCGGTTCCGTTCCGCATGCTCGACGGTCTGCGGATGGTGCTGCCGACGCCCGGTACCGGCGCTCGCGCGGAGCTCGACGCGATGTTCGGCCGGCTCGGTGTACGGCCCGTCGCGGTGGTCGAGTCGGACGAGCGGCCGGCGTGGGTGACCGGCGTCGCGGACGGTCGTGGCTCGCTGATCTGGTACCGGGACATGGTCCTACGGGCTTTCGGCAGTCGCGTGGAAGTCCGGTCGTTCACAACGCCGTTGCTGCGTGCCGTCGACATCGTGCACCCGCGCCGCCCGCTCAGCCGCGCCGCCCGCGCGTTCCTCTCGCACGCCCGGCACAACGCAGCGGTGCGGGAGCCCGCGAGATAG
- a CDS encoding DUF6461 domain-containing protein yields MEAGTDARSLEWATAWMCITFTRGLGPEEVFARYGADPEQARPLDADEASDLPSGDSGDGAVSLLRSGRLGDWAFCLEEDGVIGSWNEPLAELSRGTETYNVLTTEGLDVFQYWRDGECVVNFEPGMEHTRPARTEPWWDRVAAALAAHEGEDAGMAPVVALVLDHLGITLDDTALAGPWPSLTLAEDDAPSAPRGDTYAGEGPVPPQPPLGN; encoded by the coding sequence ATGGAAGCAGGCACGGACGCGCGTTCGCTCGAGTGGGCGACGGCCTGGATGTGCATCACCTTCACACGAGGGCTGGGCCCCGAGGAGGTGTTCGCCCGGTACGGAGCCGATCCGGAGCAGGCGCGTCCGCTCGATGCGGACGAGGCCTCGGATCTTCCCTCGGGCGACTCCGGCGACGGAGCGGTTTCGCTGCTGCGATCCGGGAGGCTCGGCGACTGGGCCTTCTGTCTCGAGGAGGACGGTGTCATCGGATCCTGGAACGAACCGCTCGCGGAACTGTCCCGGGGCACCGAGACGTACAACGTGCTGACCACTGAAGGGCTCGACGTCTTCCAGTACTGGCGCGACGGCGAGTGCGTCGTGAACTTCGAGCCCGGCATGGAGCACACCCGGCCCGCGCGGACCGAACCCTGGTGGGACCGGGTGGCAGCGGCGCTCGCCGCGCACGAGGGTGAGGACGCCGGGATGGCGCCGGTGGTGGCCCTGGTCCTCGACCACCTCGGCATCACCCTGGACGACACCGCCCTCGCCGGGCCCTGGCCCAGCCTGACGCTCGCCGAGGACGACGCCCCCTCGGCACCGCGAGGCGACACCTATGCGGGCGAGGGACCGGTTCCGCCCCAGCCGCCGCTCGGGAACTGA
- a CDS encoding AMP-dependent synthetase/ligase: MSSAQFPLENRPASVAHLFLSRVEATPDREAYRYPAPAADGDPGTEQWRSLTWAQTAERVMAIAAGLLALGLQPQERVAISSSTRVEWILADLGVMCAGGAATAVYPSTNADETVYILSDSGSRAIFVENAAQLAKVVAHVDRLPELGHAILFDPEADIPQVEGLEVLSLAELEKRGTAYLEEHPDAIEKTVRAIDPEQLATLIYTSGTTGRPKGVRLVHDCWSYQAVAQEAGGLLRSDDVQFLWLPLSHVFGKALISGQIRTGHVMAVDGRVDHIITNLPAVRPTLMASAPRIFEKVYNGIAGKARAEGGAKYKIFLWAAKVARDYARAGQQSMAATGRRSVPLSLALQHAIADRLVYGKIRAAFGGNLRASVSGSAALAPDIGYFFSGAGVHVLEGYGLTETSAGCIVNPADDNRVGTVGTPLPGTEVRIAEDGEILLRGPGIMRGYHNLPEKTAEVLESDGWLHTGDIGEMDKDGFVRITDRKKDVFKTSGGKYVAPTEIEGRFKAVCPFVSNILVIGNGRNFCSALITLDETVIMPWAASHGLGGRSYAEVVSSPQVHELIDGFVQRVNGDLQRWQTIKKFSVLSRDLDIEHGELTPSLKVKRPVVEREYAEVIEGMYDGSREA; the protein is encoded by the coding sequence GTGAGTTCCGCGCAGTTCCCTCTTGAAAATCGCCCGGCTTCCGTGGCGCACCTCTTTCTCTCAAGAGTCGAGGCCACACCCGACCGGGAGGCTTACCGCTATCCCGCGCCGGCCGCCGACGGTGATCCCGGAACCGAGCAGTGGCGCTCGCTGACATGGGCGCAGACCGCTGAGCGCGTCATGGCGATCGCAGCCGGCCTGCTTGCCCTCGGACTGCAGCCCCAGGAAAGGGTGGCGATCTCCTCCTCCACCCGAGTTGAGTGGATCCTGGCCGACCTGGGCGTCATGTGCGCGGGCGGGGCGGCCACCGCCGTCTACCCCAGCACCAATGCCGACGAGACGGTGTACATCCTCTCCGACTCCGGCAGCCGGGCGATCTTCGTCGAGAACGCCGCCCAGCTGGCCAAGGTGGTCGCCCACGTCGACCGCCTGCCCGAGCTGGGCCACGCGATCCTCTTCGACCCTGAGGCGGACATCCCGCAGGTGGAGGGGCTGGAGGTGCTGTCCCTCGCTGAGCTGGAGAAGCGGGGCACGGCGTACCTCGAAGAGCACCCGGACGCGATCGAGAAGACGGTCCGGGCAATCGACCCGGAGCAGCTCGCCACCCTGATCTACACCTCCGGCACCACCGGCCGACCGAAGGGCGTGCGCCTGGTGCACGACTGCTGGTCGTACCAGGCCGTGGCACAGGAGGCCGGCGGGCTGCTGCGCTCCGACGATGTGCAGTTCCTGTGGCTGCCGCTGTCCCACGTCTTCGGCAAGGCCCTGATCTCCGGTCAGATCAGGACCGGCCACGTGATGGCCGTGGACGGGCGGGTCGACCACATCATCACCAACCTGCCTGCCGTACGCCCCACCCTGATGGCGTCCGCCCCGCGGATCTTCGAGAAGGTCTACAACGGCATCGCGGGAAAGGCGAGAGCCGAGGGCGGCGCCAAGTACAAGATCTTCCTCTGGGCGGCGAAGGTCGCCCGCGACTATGCCAGGGCCGGGCAGCAGAGCATGGCGGCAACCGGAAGACGCAGCGTGCCTCTGTCGCTCGCGTTGCAGCACGCCATCGCTGACAGGCTGGTGTACGGCAAGATCCGCGCGGCCTTCGGAGGCAATCTGCGCGCCAGCGTTTCGGGCAGTGCCGCACTCGCCCCCGATATCGGCTACTTCTTCTCCGGCGCCGGCGTGCACGTCCTCGAGGGATACGGTCTGACGGAGACCAGCGCGGGCTGCATCGTCAACCCCGCCGACGACAACCGGGTCGGCACGGTCGGCACACCGCTGCCCGGCACCGAGGTCCGCATCGCCGAGGACGGCGAGATCCTGTTGCGGGGCCCCGGCATCATGCGCGGCTACCACAACCTCCCCGAGAAGACCGCAGAGGTGCTGGAGAGTGACGGCTGGTTGCACACCGGCGACATCGGCGAGATGGACAAGGACGGCTTCGTCCGGATCACAGACCGCAAGAAGGACGTGTTCAAGACCTCGGGCGGCAAGTACGTGGCGCCCACCGAGATCGAAGGCCGCTTCAAGGCCGTCTGCCCGTTCGTCAGCAACATCCTGGTCATCGGCAACGGCCGCAACTTCTGCAGCGCCCTGATCACCCTGGACGAGACCGTGATCATGCCCTGGGCGGCGTCTCACGGCCTAGGCGGCCGCAGCTACGCCGAGGTCGTCTCCTCGCCACAGGTCCACGAGCTGATCGACGGCTTCGTTCAGCGGGTCAACGGCGACCTGCAACGGTGGCAGACAATCAAGAAGTTCTCGGTGCTGTCGCGCGACCTCGACATCGAGCACGGTGAACTCACCCCGAGCCTCAAAGTCAAGCGGCCTGTCGTGGAGCGCGAGTACGCCGAGGTCATCGAGGGGATGTACGACGGCTCGCGCGAGGCCTGA
- a CDS encoding polysaccharide deacetylase family protein, whose translation MGRHRSLGMNGRIMAAAIGVAGVAALAAAWTTQAAPPATESAAPSKPKPIVSQTSVPDPQLPAPTVSMDIAHASEMGAKGVNITIDDGPDPTWTPEVLAVLEDNGVKATFCMVGTQAKAHPDLVKAVVADGHRLCDHSVSHDTTMGTASRARQSQEILDAAQMISEASGGVKPLYYRAPGGAFTPYSRQLAASHGMRPLGWNVDSKDFKQPGAATMVETVKNEISNGPTILFHDAGGDRSQTVAALRQILPWLRQQGYSFGFPVR comes from the coding sequence ATGGGGCGGCATCGAAGCCTGGGAATGAACGGTCGCATAATGGCGGCGGCCATCGGCGTGGCGGGGGTCGCCGCCCTGGCAGCGGCATGGACGACCCAAGCCGCCCCTCCCGCGACCGAGTCGGCCGCGCCTTCGAAGCCGAAGCCGATCGTGAGCCAGACCTCCGTTCCAGACCCCCAGCTCCCCGCCCCCACCGTCAGCATGGACATCGCGCACGCATCCGAGATGGGTGCCAAGGGCGTCAACATCACGATCGACGATGGTCCGGACCCGACCTGGACACCTGAAGTCCTCGCCGTGCTCGAGGACAACGGCGTCAAGGCGACCTTCTGCATGGTCGGAACGCAGGCCAAGGCTCATCCCGACCTGGTCAAGGCCGTGGTCGCGGACGGACACCGGCTGTGTGACCACTCCGTCTCCCACGACACGACGATGGGCACCGCGTCACGTGCCCGCCAGTCCCAGGAGATCCTGGACGCGGCGCAGATGATCAGCGAGGCCTCAGGGGGCGTCAAGCCGCTCTACTACCGTGCTCCGGGCGGCGCCTTCACTCCCTACAGCCGTCAGCTCGCCGCCTCGCACGGAATGCGACCCCTGGGCTGGAACGTGGACTCCAAAGACTTCAAGCAACCGGGGGCAGCCACGATGGTGGAGACCGTGAAGAACGAGATCTCCAACGGTCCCACCATTCTGTTCCACGACGCGGGCGGAGACCGCAGCCAGACAGTTGCTGCTCTGCGCCAGATCCTGCCGTGGCTCCGGCAGCAGGGATACAGCTTCGGCTTTCCGGTGCGATGA